One segment of Ipomoea triloba cultivar NCNSP0323 chromosome 12, ASM357664v1 DNA contains the following:
- the LOC115998844 gene encoding transcription factor HEC2-like: MDVNLMKSSSENEMEIMTLLTMRPNNPHHHQPLDNLGFSIHNPYDAGAGAATLSFSGVHQHHPVAGAGGADPPRHKISSNGGSMEAMREMIFRIAMMQPIHIDPEAVKPPRRKNVKISKDPQSVAARHRRERISEKIRILQRLVPGGTKMDTASMLDEAVHYVKFLKKQLEYLEAAASGPTPMIPGFPTTMSPPTLLDMNMNIMNYSSSSTSGSMKACQAAIPSMGSNLQML, encoded by the coding sequence ATGGACGTTAACCTCATGAAATCATCATCGGAAAACGAAATGGAGATAATGACACTCCTGACCATGCGCCCCAAtaatcctcatcatcatcagccTCTCGACAACCTAGGATTCTCAATCCACAATCCATACgacgccggcgccggcgccgccaCGTTGTCCTTCTCGGGGGTTCACCAACACCACCCagtcgccggcgccggcggcgcAGATCCGCCGCGGCACAAAATTAGCTCAAACGGCGGGTCCATGGAGGCGATGAGGGAGATGATCTTCCGCATAGCGATGATGCAGCCCATCCACATAGACCCGGAGGCGGTGAAGCCGCCGCGGCGGAAGAACGTGAAGATTTCGAAAGATCCGCAGAGCGTGGCGGCGCGTCACCGGCGGGAGCGGATTAGCGAGAAGATTAGGATCCTGCAGAGACTGGTCCCGGGGGGAACCAAGATGGACACGGCGTCCATGTTAGACGAGGCGGTGCATTACGTCAAGTTCCTTAAGAAACAATTGGAGTATTTAGAGGCGGCGGCGAGTGGGCCGACACCGATGATTCCGGGGTTTCCGACAACAATGTCGCCGCCGACATTATTggatatgaatatgaatatcaTGAATTATTCATCGTCATCAACGTCGGGGTCCATGAAAGCCTGCCAGGCTGCTATTCCATCAATGGGGTCTAATTTACAAATGCTATAA